One Vibrio neonatus genomic window carries:
- the hisS gene encoding histidine--tRNA ligase, whose translation MAKTIQAIRGMNDCLPTQSPLWQKLESTVKRVVSAYGYNEVRMPIVEMTNLFSRAIGEVTDVVEKEMYTFEDRNGDSLSLRPEGTAGCVRSGIENGLLYNQEQRLWYMGPMFRHERPQKGRYRQFHQCGVEVFGLDGPDVDAELIMMTARLWRELGIDKHVRLELNSIGSLEARANYRTALIEYLEQHIDVLDDDCKRRMYTNPLRVLDSKNADVQAILGEAPRLADYLDPESKAHFAGLCELLDAAGIEYQVNQRLVRGLDYYNRTVFEWITESLGSQGTVCGGGRYDGLVEQLGGKPTKAVGFAMGLERLVLMLETLELADVRRSVDAYVVTAGEGTMLAGMKLAEELREQLPELRVMNHFGGGNFKKQFKRADKVGAAVALVLGENEVSENNVVIKDLIGGEQITIAQADLVNKLKEFI comes from the coding sequence GTGGCAAAAACAATCCAAGCAATTCGAGGCATGAATGACTGCCTTCCTACTCAATCGCCTCTTTGGCAGAAATTAGAGTCGACAGTTAAGCGTGTGGTCAGCGCATACGGTTACAATGAAGTGCGTATGCCAATCGTCGAAATGACGAACTTATTTAGTCGTGCTATCGGTGAAGTTACCGATGTGGTTGAAAAGGAAATGTACACCTTTGAAGACCGTAACGGCGATAGCCTATCACTACGTCCAGAAGGTACCGCAGGTTGCGTACGCTCTGGTATCGAAAATGGTTTGCTGTACAACCAAGAACAACGTTTATGGTACATGGGACCTATGTTCCGTCACGAACGTCCACAAAAAGGCCGTTACCGTCAGTTCCATCAATGTGGTGTGGAAGTGTTTGGTCTTGATGGCCCTGATGTTGATGCTGAATTGATCATGATGACGGCGCGTTTATGGCGTGAGTTAGGTATCGACAAACACGTACGTTTAGAGCTGAACTCGATTGGTTCTCTAGAAGCGCGTGCTAATTACCGCACTGCATTGATTGAATATCTAGAACAGCACATTGATGTTTTAGATGATGACTGCAAACGTCGCATGTACACCAACCCATTGCGTGTTTTAGATAGCAAAAACGCTGATGTTCAGGCGATTTTAGGTGAGGCTCCACGCCTAGCTGACTACTTAGACCCTGAATCTAAAGCACATTTTGCTGGTTTATGTGAACTTCTCGATGCGGCTGGTATCGAATATCAAGTTAATCAACGCTTAGTGCGTGGTTTAGATTACTATAACCGCACCGTATTCGAGTGGATCACTGAAAGCCTTGGCTCTCAAGGTACAGTATGTGGTGGCGGTCGCTACGACGGACTGGTTGAGCAGTTAGGTGGTAAACCAACTAAAGCGGTTGGTTTTGCTATGGGCTTAGAGCGTCTAGTGCTAATGCTAGAAACGTTAGAGCTTGCTGATGTTCGTCGCTCTGTAGACGCTTATGTCGTGACAGCAGGCGAAGGCACTATGCTAGCGGGAATGAAACTTGCTGAAGAGTTGCGTGAGCAATTACCTGAGCTGCGTGTTATGAATCACTTCGGCGGTGGCAATTTCAAAAAACAATTTAAACGAGCTGACAAAGTCGGTGCTGCAGTTGCGCTAGTGCTGGGCGAAAACGAAGTGTCAGAGAATAATGTCGTAATAAAGGATCTCATCGGCGGTGAAC
- the ispG gene encoding flavodoxin-dependent (E)-4-hydroxy-3-methylbut-2-enyl-diphosphate synthase, translating into MHQESPIKRRPSTRIYVGGVPIGDGAPIAVQSMTNTRTTDVAATVAQINALEKVGADLVRVSVPTMDAAEAFKIIKQQVKVPLIADIHFDYRIALKVAEYGVDCLRINPGNIGNENRIRSVVDCARDMNIPIRIGVNGGSLEKEIQEKYGEPTAEALVESAMRHVDILDRLNFDQFKVSVKASDVFLAVDSYRLLATKIDQPLHLGITEAGGARAGSVKSAVGLGMLLSEGIGDTLRVSLAADPVEEVKVGFDILKSLRIRSRGINFIACPTCSRQEFDVINTVNTLEQRLEDIITPMDVSIIGCVVNGPGEAEVSHMGIAGGNRKSAYYLDGKRQKERFDNDNVIDQLEAKIRAKASQLDPQNRIDVNNIQK; encoded by the coding sequence ATGCATCAAGAATCACCAATAAAGCGTCGCCCTTCGACACGAATCTATGTCGGCGGCGTACCCATTGGCGATGGGGCTCCCATCGCTGTACAGTCGATGACGAACACCCGTACCACGGATGTTGCAGCCACGGTTGCGCAAATCAATGCTTTAGAGAAAGTAGGCGCTGATTTGGTGCGCGTTTCTGTTCCAACAATGGATGCCGCAGAAGCGTTTAAAATCATTAAGCAACAAGTCAAAGTCCCACTGATCGCGGACATTCATTTTGATTACCGAATCGCCTTAAAAGTGGCGGAGTACGGGGTAGACTGTCTACGCATCAACCCAGGTAATATCGGCAATGAAAATCGAATTCGCTCGGTAGTCGATTGCGCGCGCGATATGAATATCCCTATTCGTATTGGCGTAAACGGTGGTTCTTTAGAGAAAGAAATTCAAGAAAAGTATGGCGAGCCAACAGCCGAAGCGCTGGTTGAATCCGCTATGCGTCATGTGGATATTTTAGATCGCCTTAACTTTGATCAGTTTAAAGTGAGCGTAAAAGCATCGGATGTTTTTCTGGCGGTAGATTCTTATCGACTGCTTGCCACTAAGATTGATCAACCTTTGCACTTAGGTATTACCGAAGCTGGTGGCGCACGCGCTGGGTCGGTGAAATCAGCGGTAGGTTTAGGCATGCTTCTTTCTGAAGGCATTGGTGATACATTGCGTGTGTCACTGGCGGCTGATCCAGTTGAAGAAGTAAAAGTGGGTTTTGATATTCTTAAATCGCTACGCATTCGTTCTCGTGGCATTAACTTTATTGCTTGTCCTACATGTTCACGCCAAGAATTTGATGTGATCAATACGGTCAATACACTAGAGCAGCGACTAGAAGACATCATTACACCTATGGATGTGTCCATTATTGGTTGTGTAGTGAATGGTCCTGGTGAAGCTGAGGTCTCTCATATGGGGATCGCCGGTGGCAATAGAAAGAGTGCTTATTATCTTGATGGCAAGCGCCAGAAAGAACGTTTTGATAACGATAATGTCATCGATCAGCTTGAAGCTAAGATCCGCGCTAAAGCGAGTCAACTCGATCCGCAAAATCGCATCGATGTGAACAATATTCAAAAATAA
- a CDS encoding RodZ domain-containing protein, protein MNTDSNNVEEQHSDSNDGNTSTVMIGDILRAKRESLGISQKEIADRLRLRLAIIQGIESNDFQEGQVHTFTRGYVRSYARAVGADEKAIVELLDSSLLAQPHEESMQSFSQQTKKKKHDNNIMKLTWGIFTIIIGISVVWWWQSEKNADTIVSDTTTTQVTETVDSEVSEANVEPELVAEPQPVTEETALPSDGNAEAQVATNTDNDTVLVATVPKHESTTETATKAIENAPKIAMSFTADCWIQIQDVHGKTLWTGVKKEGQKLELDGEGPFKFVLGAPEVVSLSISGEPIDLSRYTAGKVARFTAE, encoded by the coding sequence ATGAACACAGACTCAAACAACGTAGAAGAACAGCATTCTGATTCAAACGATGGCAACACGAGCACTGTCATGATTGGTGATATTTTACGTGCTAAGCGAGAATCATTAGGAATCAGCCAGAAAGAGATCGCTGATCGTTTAAGATTGAGATTAGCCATTATACAAGGCATTGAGAGTAACGACTTTCAAGAAGGGCAAGTACATACATTTACCCGTGGCTACGTTCGTTCGTATGCACGTGCGGTAGGCGCTGATGAAAAAGCCATTGTCGAATTGCTTGATAGTTCGCTGTTAGCTCAGCCTCATGAAGAAAGCATGCAGAGCTTTTCTCAGCAAACCAAGAAAAAGAAGCATGATAATAATATTATGAAGCTCACTTGGGGTATCTTTACTATCATCATAGGTATCTCAGTGGTTTGGTGGTGGCAAAGCGAAAAAAATGCCGACACTATTGTCAGTGACACTACGACAACACAAGTTACCGAAACCGTTGATAGCGAAGTCTCCGAGGCAAATGTTGAACCTGAGCTTGTAGCAGAACCGCAGCCTGTAACTGAAGAAACTGCATTACCAAGTGACGGTAACGCCGAGGCTCAAGTGGCGACTAATACAGATAACGATACCGTGCTAGTGGCGACAGTGCCAAAGCATGAATCAACCACAGAGACTGCCACAAAAGCGATTGAGAATGCGCCTAAAATAGCGATGAGCTTTACTGCAGATTGTTGGATTCAAATTCAAGATGTGCATGGTAAAACCCTATGGACTGGCGTAAAAAAAGAAGGACAGAAACTTGAGTTGGACGGTGAAGGTCCTTTCAAATTCGTACTTGGCGCCCCAGAGGTGGTTTCACTTTCAATTTCGGGTGAACCTATCGACCTTTCTAGGTATACTGCGGGCAAAGTAGCACGTTTCACTGCAGAGTAA
- the pilW gene encoding type IV pilus biogenesis/stability protein PilW: MFKGLVTLFLLSLTFGCVTVDSEAGTAKFNPLKAADARIELGINYLALGYNVRAKQNLDLAYRYAPNYVRASSAIAYYYQQVSEPNVADIWYQKALAKSPYDGAVLNDYGVFLCRQKKYRSAQKQFKQAIQQTRYEYVAASYENAGICAIMQGDFRLAETYFNKSLEYEPSRFRSHIELAKLSVHFGAFSEARQRLQSIHSRFGPRVEVQQLQDELDRKSSMNN; this comes from the coding sequence ATGTTTAAAGGATTGGTCACACTTTTTTTACTCAGTCTTACTTTCGGTTGTGTTACAGTTGATAGCGAGGCTGGAACCGCGAAATTTAACCCCCTCAAAGCTGCGGATGCTCGTATAGAGCTGGGTATAAACTACCTTGCCCTTGGGTACAATGTCAGAGCAAAGCAAAATCTTGACTTGGCATACCGTTATGCACCCAATTATGTACGCGCTTCCTCTGCAATAGCCTATTATTACCAACAAGTGTCAGAGCCTAATGTTGCTGATATTTGGTACCAAAAAGCATTAGCCAAATCACCGTATGATGGTGCTGTGCTAAATGATTACGGCGTATTTTTATGTCGACAGAAAAAATACAGATCCGCTCAAAAGCAGTTTAAACAAGCGATTCAGCAAACCCGTTACGAGTATGTTGCCGCAAGCTACGAAAATGCAGGTATCTGTGCAATAATGCAGGGCGATTTTAGGCTGGCTGAAACTTATTTTAATAAGTCTTTAGAGTATGAGCCGTCACGCTTCCGAAGTCATATTGAACTGGCCAAATTGTCGGTTCACTTCGGCGCATTTAGCGAAGCTCGACAAAGATTGCAATCTATCCACTCAAGGTTTGGTCCAAGAGTCGAAGTGCAACAATTACAAGATGAACTCGATCGTAAATCATCTATGAATAATTGA